A genomic region of Bradyrhizobium sp. ORS 278 contains the following coding sequences:
- a CDS encoding alpha/beta hydrolase, whose translation MPVQLDADAAAVYKAFQEAGRPAYETLTPQEARDYYLAARTVSNPEPPELAEVKELAISGPHGAIPARLYRPKSVRQTNGLAPGLVFLHGGGWVIGNLESHDVVCRTLAHEGELIVVSVDYRLAPEHKFPAAVDDAVAATQWVAGNAASLGIDAARLSVGGDSAGGNLAAVVALSARDGNGPKLSGQVLIYPATDFTMSNPSHSEPETSVLLTHSVIRWFRDHYLNSAADIHDWRASPAKAESLVGLPPAYVLTAGADPLRDEGDDYARRLREAGVPVTYRTHPGQFHGFFTMGKLLDQANVAARDIGAWLKQLDRPVGI comes from the coding sequence ATGCCCGTTCAACTCGATGCCGATGCCGCTGCCGTCTACAAAGCGTTCCAGGAGGCCGGCCGTCCGGCTTACGAGACGCTGACACCGCAGGAGGCGCGCGACTACTATCTGGCCGCCCGCACCGTCAGCAATCCCGAGCCGCCAGAGCTCGCCGAAGTCAAGGAGCTGGCGATCTCCGGCCCGCACGGCGCGATCCCTGCCCGGCTCTATCGGCCGAAGTCGGTGCGGCAGACCAACGGGCTCGCCCCGGGCCTGGTGTTCCTCCATGGCGGCGGCTGGGTGATCGGCAATCTCGAGTCGCATGACGTGGTCTGCCGCACACTGGCGCACGAAGGCGAGCTGATCGTCGTCTCGGTCGACTATCGCCTCGCGCCCGAGCACAAGTTTCCCGCCGCGGTCGACGATGCGGTCGCTGCGACCCAATGGGTGGCCGGCAACGCCGCCTCGCTCGGCATCGATGCGGCGAGGCTCAGCGTCGGCGGCGATTCCGCCGGGGGCAATCTCGCCGCCGTTGTCGCGTTGTCCGCGCGTGACGGCAACGGCCCGAAGCTGTCTGGCCAGGTGCTGATCTATCCAGCCACTGACTTCACGATGAGCAATCCCTCGCACAGCGAGCCCGAGACCAGCGTGCTGCTGACGCATTCGGTGATCCGCTGGTTTCGCGACCATTATCTCAATAGCGCCGCCGACATCCACGACTGGCGCGCCTCGCCCGCCAAGGCCGAGTCTCTCGTGGGCCTGCCGCCCGCCTATGTGCTGACCGCCGGCGCCGACCCGCTGCGCGATGAAGGCGACGACTACGCGCGGCGCTTGCGCGAGGCCGGCGTGCCCGTGACCTATCGCACTCATCCCGGCCAATTCCACGGCTTCTTCACCATGGGCAAGCTGCTCGACCAGGCCAATGTCGCCGCCCGCGACATTGGCGCCTGGTTGAAGCAGCTGGATCGGCCGGTGGGCATCTAG
- a CDS encoding SDR family NAD(P)-dependent oxidoreductase: MSDSIRLDGRVAVVTGAAGVIGRATMQLLAARGARIVAIDRREADLHDATRALPAVAETLAISADVTDEAQVIGYVRKTCDRFGTIDVFFNNAGVEGEIKSITDYPLDAFRRVLDVNVVGVFLGLKHVLPIMLKQNRGSIINTASIAGLIGSPQIAVYSASKHAVIGLTKSAAWECTGTNVRVNCICPGLIDSRMLSAIIEGRSGAPVPVDKVVDRVPARRLGQGSEVAAIVAFLASDDASYVSGAAYTVDGGRTAA; this comes from the coding sequence ATGTCTGATTCGATTCGCCTCGACGGCAGGGTCGCCGTCGTCACTGGCGCGGCCGGCGTGATCGGCCGCGCAACGATGCAGTTGTTGGCGGCGCGCGGCGCCCGCATCGTCGCGATTGATCGGCGCGAGGCCGATCTGCACGACGCGACGCGCGCCCTGCCCGCCGTCGCCGAGACGCTGGCGATATCAGCCGACGTCACCGACGAAGCGCAGGTCATCGGCTATGTGCGCAAGACGTGCGACCGCTTCGGAACAATCGACGTGTTCTTCAACAATGCGGGTGTCGAGGGCGAGATCAAGTCGATCACCGACTATCCGCTGGACGCCTTCCGCCGCGTGCTCGACGTCAACGTCGTCGGCGTGTTCCTCGGCCTCAAGCACGTGCTGCCGATCATGCTCAAGCAGAACCGCGGCTCGATCATCAACACCGCCTCGATCGCCGGCCTGATCGGCTCGCCCCAGATCGCCGTCTACAGTGCCAGCAAGCATGCCGTCATCGGCCTCACCAAGAGCGCGGCCTGGGAATGCACCGGCACGAATGTGCGCGTGAACTGCATCTGCCCCGGCCTGATCGACAGCCGCATGCTGAGTGCGATCATCGAAGGTCGCAGCGGCGCGCCGGTGCCGGTCGACAAGGTCGTGGACCGCGTGCCGGCCCGGCGGCTCGGCCAGGGCTCGGAGGTCGCGGCGATCGTCGCCTTCCTCGCGTCAGATGATGCGAGCTACGTCTCCGGCGCCGCCTACACGGTCGACGGCGGCCGCACCGCGGCCTAG
- a CDS encoding DUF2155 domain-containing protein, giving the protein MHRTIVLTGIAALLAATSLALAVPARAQIGTIFSDPVPRPPGNIPRRGEPIPPPPDEEEEVPELPQGRVLPAPTRPPPGQGAALPGPVQSQPLPPPPGTTVLPQNNPPVAAAPPGQPGAAPAQPGQRPAPPRGAPQNAAIPPNGAVPQTPATIQPGDEVVTEPPAQKIVNKKASFSGLDKITGRIINFDEEIGETVQFGALRVKTDACYTRPASEAANTDAFVQVDEITLQGEVKRIFSGWMFAASPGLHGVEHPIYDIWLVDCKEPQNTVASAAPEQKPAPQPQPQPAQKRPPQQKQAAPRPPGPPPQYQTQQVPPPPPPPQAGGPFGGVFR; this is encoded by the coding sequence ATGCACCGAACAATCGTCCTGACCGGTATCGCGGCCTTGCTCGCCGCCACATCCCTCGCGCTGGCCGTGCCCGCGCGCGCCCAGATCGGCACCATTTTCTCTGATCCGGTGCCGCGTCCGCCTGGCAACATTCCGCGCCGCGGAGAGCCGATCCCGCCGCCGCCCGACGAGGAGGAGGAGGTTCCGGAGCTGCCGCAGGGACGCGTCCTGCCGGCGCCGACCCGTCCGCCGCCGGGGCAGGGCGCTGCCTTGCCGGGGCCGGTCCAGTCGCAGCCGCTGCCGCCGCCGCCGGGAACAACTGTGCTGCCGCAGAACAATCCACCCGTTGCCGCCGCACCTCCTGGCCAGCCCGGTGCTGCGCCCGCGCAGCCGGGCCAGCGGCCAGCGCCGCCGCGCGGCGCGCCCCAGAATGCTGCGATCCCGCCGAACGGCGCGGTGCCGCAGACGCCGGCAACCATCCAACCCGGCGACGAGGTGGTGACGGAGCCGCCGGCACAGAAGATCGTGAACAAGAAGGCGAGCTTCTCCGGCCTCGACAAGATCACTGGCCGCATCATCAATTTCGACGAGGAGATCGGCGAGACCGTGCAGTTCGGCGCGCTTCGGGTGAAGACCGACGCCTGCTACACGCGCCCGGCCTCCGAGGCGGCCAACACCGACGCCTTCGTGCAGGTCGACGAGATCACCCTGCAGGGCGAGGTGAAGCGGATTTTCTCGGGCTGGATGTTCGCCGCGAGCCCGGGCCTGCACGGCGTCGAGCACCCGATCTACGACATCTGGCTGGTCGACTGCAAAGAGCCGCAGAACACGGTGGCGAGCGCCGCGCCGGAGCAAAAGCCCGCGCCGCAGCCGCAGCCGCAGCCCGCGCAAAAGCGCCCGCCGCAGCAGAAGCAGGCTGCGCCGCGTCCGCCCGGGCCGCCGCCGCAATACCAGACCCAGCAGGTGCCTCCGCCACCCCCGCCGCCACAGGCCGGCGGTCCGTTTGGTGGCGTGTTCCGCTAA
- the aat gene encoding leucyl/phenylalanyl-tRNA--protein transferase translates to MNSRDSAASEITPEVLLRAYACGIFPMAESADDPSLFWVEPELRGVIPLDGFRVASRLARTVRSDAFTLTVNQAFKAVMDGCAAPQPGREDTWINRRIRELYGGLHAMGHCHSVECWQDGELVGGLYGVSLGRAFFGESMFHRARDASKVALVHLVARLIAGGFELLDTQYVTEHLKTFGAVEIPRRRYTVLLEKALTGPAANFARLPTDRPLAGAEALAIIAERG, encoded by the coding sequence ATGAATTCGCGCGACTCCGCAGCGTCCGAGATCACGCCCGAGGTTCTCCTGCGTGCCTATGCCTGCGGCATCTTCCCGATGGCCGAAAGTGCCGACGATCCCTCGCTGTTCTGGGTCGAGCCGGAACTGCGCGGGGTCATCCCGCTCGATGGCTTTCGCGTCGCCTCGCGGCTGGCGCGGACGGTGCGCTCCGACGCCTTCACCCTCACCGTGAACCAGGCCTTCAAGGCGGTGATGGACGGCTGCGCCGCGCCGCAGCCCGGCCGCGAGGACACCTGGATCAACCGGCGCATCCGCGAGCTTTATGGTGGCCTGCACGCGATGGGCCATTGCCACAGCGTCGAGTGCTGGCAGGACGGCGAACTGGTCGGCGGCCTCTATGGCGTCAGCCTCGGCCGGGCGTTCTTCGGCGAGAGCATGTTCCACCGCGCTCGCGACGCCTCGAAGGTCGCGCTCGTGCATCTGGTGGCCAGGCTGATCGCCGGCGGCTTCGAGCTGCTCGACACGCAATACGTGACCGAGCACCTCAAGACCTTCGGCGCGGTCGAGATCCCGCGCCGTCGCTATACGGTGCTGCTGGAGAAGGCCCTCACGGGCCCAGCCGCCAATTTTGCACGGCTTCCCACCGACCGGCCGCTCGCGGGCGCCGAGGCGCTTGCCATCATCGCCGAGCGCGGCTGA
- a CDS encoding sensor histidine kinase encodes MSASAPTLLYIEDDAALARLVERGLKRLGITVEHAPDGSAGLERLQRGGIDVVALDQHMPGLDGLETLERIMALPEPPPVVFVTASQDSKIAVTALKAGAADYLVKDVQGEFIPLLQVAAEGALRQARLQRARDEAEAEVRASRDRFAALAAEREVLLREVNHRVGNSLQIIASLLHLQANSSTQDDVKAALTNAMGRVAAVAQVHRRLYTSQDLKSVMLNQYLDSLLDDLRRSAEGNRMSRLTLKAEPVEIDPDRAVAIGIVVNELVMNAVKYAYPDGPGPIHVELKLENDDIVLSIADNGVGLNATSDPRSTGMGQRIVSAMATKLDATVEPDPSHNGTRIVVRFRLSKDAPKPAAAAVG; translated from the coding sequence ATGAGCGCCTCCGCCCCCACGCTGCTGTACATCGAGGACGACGCGGCGCTGGCGCGGCTGGTGGAGCGCGGACTGAAGCGGCTCGGCATCACGGTGGAGCATGCGCCCGACGGCAGCGCGGGCCTGGAGCGGCTGCAGCGCGGGGGCATCGACGTTGTCGCGCTCGACCAGCATATGCCGGGTCTCGACGGTCTGGAGACGCTGGAGCGCATCATGGCGCTGCCCGAACCGCCGCCCGTGGTGTTCGTGACGGCGTCGCAGGATTCCAAGATCGCCGTGACCGCCTTGAAGGCCGGCGCCGCCGACTATCTCGTCAAGGACGTCCAAGGCGAGTTCATCCCGCTGCTGCAGGTCGCGGCCGAAGGCGCGCTGCGTCAGGCGCGGCTGCAGCGGGCGCGTGACGAGGCCGAGGCCGAGGTCCGTGCCTCGCGCGACCGCTTCGCGGCGCTCGCCGCGGAGCGCGAGGTGCTGCTGCGCGAGGTTAATCACCGTGTCGGCAATTCGCTGCAGATCATCGCCTCGCTGCTGCATCTGCAGGCCAATTCGAGCACCCAGGACGACGTCAAGGCGGCGCTCACCAATGCGATGGGCCGCGTCGCCGCCGTGGCCCAGGTCCACCGCCGGCTCTATACGTCGCAGGACCTCAAGAGCGTGATGCTCAACCAGTACCTCGACTCGCTGCTCGACGATCTTCGCAGGTCCGCCGAGGGCAACCGGATGTCGCGACTGACGTTGAAGGCGGAGCCCGTCGAGATCGATCCGGATCGCGCGGTCGCGATCGGCATCGTGGTCAACGAGCTGGTCATGAACGCCGTCAAATACGCCTATCCCGACGGTCCCGGCCCGATTCATGTCGAGCTGAAGCTGGAGAACGATGACATCGTGCTGTCGATCGCCGACAACGGTGTCGGCCTCAATGCGACCAGCGATCCACGCTCGACCGGCATGGGCCAGCGCATCGTGAGTGCGATGGCCACCAAGCTCGATGCGACCGTGGAGCCGGACCCGAGCCATAACGGCACCAGGATTGTTGTTCGCTTCCGCCTCAGCAAGGATGCGCCGAAGCCTGCCGCGGCCGCGGTGGGCTGA
- a CDS encoding response regulator: MTMPVTIIMIEDDEGHARLIERNIRRSGVNNEIKPFTNGTDAVKYLLGPDGTGLEHKGHALLILLDLNLPDMTGIDILKMVKQNSFLKSAPVVILTTTDDSQEIKRCYELGCNVYITKPVNYESFANAIRQLGLFFSVIQVPPAA, encoded by the coding sequence ATGACCATGCCCGTAACCATCATCATGATCGAGGACGACGAGGGCCATGCCCGGCTGATCGAGCGGAACATCCGCCGCTCCGGCGTCAACAACGAGATCAAGCCGTTCACCAACGGTACAGACGCCGTGAAGTACCTGCTTGGTCCTGACGGGACAGGCCTGGAGCACAAGGGCCATGCCCTCCTGATCCTGCTCGACCTGAACCTGCCGGACATGACCGGCATCGACATCCTCAAGATGGTCAAGCAGAACAGCTTCCTGAAGAGCGCGCCGGTGGTGATCCTGACCACCACGGACGACTCCCAGGAGATCAAGCGCTGCTACGAGCTTGGCTGCAACGTCTACATCACCAAGCCGGTCAACTACGAAAGCTTCGCCAACGCCATCCGCCAGCTCGGCCTGTTCTTCTCCGTCATCCAGGTTCCGCCCGCCGCATGA
- a CDS encoding CHASE3 domain-containing protein: MAPEVRRRRTLGQVLLLSAGFLVLVAVSTASVLLVNKARSDSAWVVHTVEAENQINALLLEVRRAESAARAYLLTQGEEFLNDHEAAVAAIRPVLDKLGTLVADNRTQVENLATLRSVIETRLSQFDREKLLVARGDLAAAIALVRDAGSTSSSKTMRETAEAMRLEEERLLSLRTANADASQRLAAIVTITGSALVVVLAIISVLLVRRSTRARDDAEAQLRESNLNLEATVDERTADLREANEEIQRFAYIVSHDLRSPLVNIMGFTSELEELRNDIFRRIASLARAVSDSPPPAEGAEPELEGADKQLSDDFSEALGFIKSSIAKMDRLISAILNLTREGRREFVPVRIDTRELIEQIVSTLAHQAEEAQTTIRVEPLPTIVSDRLALEQIFSNLIDNAIKYMKPSVPGDIRIRARTKLGFAIFEVADNGRGIDPRDHQRIFDLFRRAGTQDRPGQGIGLAHVRALVRRLGGTMSVASELDQGSTFTITLPINWNASNRNSDR; this comes from the coding sequence GTGGCGCCTGAGGTGAGACGAAGGCGCACACTGGGCCAGGTCCTGCTGTTGTCAGCGGGATTTCTGGTGCTGGTCGCCGTCAGCACGGCATCCGTTCTGCTGGTCAACAAGGCGCGCAGCGACAGCGCCTGGGTGGTGCACACCGTCGAGGCCGAGAACCAGATCAACGCGCTGCTGCTCGAGGTGCGCCGCGCCGAGAGCGCCGCCCGCGCTTATCTCCTCACCCAGGGCGAGGAGTTCCTGAACGACCATGAGGCTGCGGTCGCGGCGATCCGCCCGGTTCTCGACAAGCTCGGCACATTGGTTGCCGACAACCGCACCCAGGTCGAAAACCTCGCAACGCTCCGCAGCGTCATCGAGACGCGGCTGTCGCAGTTCGACCGCGAAAAGCTCCTGGTGGCGCGCGGCGATCTCGCGGCCGCGATCGCGCTGGTCCGCGACGCCGGTTCGACCAGCAGCAGCAAGACCATGCGCGAGACGGCCGAGGCGATGCGCCTCGAGGAGGAACGCCTGCTGTCGCTGCGGACGGCCAACGCCGATGCCAGCCAGCGGCTGGCGGCGATCGTCACCATCACCGGCTCGGCGCTCGTCGTCGTGCTCGCGATCATCTCGGTGCTGCTGGTGCGGCGCTCGACCCGGGCCCGCGACGACGCCGAGGCGCAGCTGCGCGAGAGCAATCTCAACCTCGAAGCCACCGTGGATGAGCGCACCGCCGACCTCCGCGAGGCCAATGAGGAGATCCAGCGCTTCGCCTACATCGTGAGCCACGATCTGCGCTCGCCTCTGGTCAACATCATGGGCTTCACCAGCGAGCTGGAGGAGCTGCGCAACGACATCTTCCGGCGCATCGCGAGCCTCGCCCGTGCCGTGTCGGACTCGCCGCCGCCGGCCGAAGGCGCCGAGCCGGAGCTCGAGGGCGCCGACAAGCAGCTCTCGGACGACTTCTCCGAGGCGCTCGGCTTCATCAAATCCTCGATTGCCAAGATGGACCGGCTGATCAGCGCGATCCTCAATCTGACCCGTGAGGGCCGCCGCGAGTTCGTGCCCGTGCGCATCGACACCCGCGAGCTGATCGAGCAGATCGTCTCGACCCTTGCCCATCAGGCCGAGGAGGCACAGACGACGATCCGCGTCGAGCCGCTGCCGACGATCGTCAGCGACCGCCTCGCCTTGGAGCAGATCTTCTCCAACCTGATCGACAATGCCATCAAATATATGAAGCCGAGCGTGCCGGGTGATATCAGGATCCGCGCCCGCACCAAGCTCGGTTTCGCGATCTTCGAGGTCGCAGACAACGGCCGGGGGATTGATCCCCGGGATCACCAGCGTATCTTTGATCTGTTCCGCCGCGCCGGGACCCAGGACCGTCCAGGTCAGGGGATCGGATTGGCGCATGTGCGCGCGCTCGTGCGCCGGCTCGGTGGAACCATGTCGGTCGCGTCGGAGCTCGACCAGGGTAGCACGTTCACCATCACGCTCCCGATCAACTGGAACGCCTCAAACCGGAACTCAGACCGATGA
- the accC gene encoding acetyl-CoA carboxylase biotin carboxylase subunit translates to MFDKILIANRGEIALRILRACKELGISTVAVHSTADADAMHVRLADESVCIGPPPSKDSYLNIPALLAACEITGADAVHPGYGFLSENARFAEILSDHNLHFIGPKAEHIRLMGDKIEAKKTAKRLGIPVVPGSDGAVTPDQDAMAIAKAIGFPVLVKAAAGGGGRGMKVAHTEADLQLALTTAANEAKSAFGDASVYLEKYLQKPRHIEIQVLGDGRGGAIHLGERDCSLQRRHQKVWEEGPSPVLDVASRAKIGNTVAKAMQELKYIGVGTIEFLYEDGEFYFIEMNTRIQVEHPVTEMITGIDLVLEQIRIAAGGDLPMTQDQVTINGHSIECRVNAENPVSFRPSPGKIQQYHPPGGLGVRIDSAVYQGYVIPPYYDSLVGKLIVHGKSRVECLMRLRRALDEMVVDGIETTLPLFRALVREPAIIDGDYHIHWLEQYLAGQKAD, encoded by the coding sequence ATGTTCGACAAGATCCTGATCGCCAACCGCGGCGAAATCGCCCTCCGCATCCTCCGAGCCTGCAAGGAGCTCGGCATCTCCACGGTCGCGGTGCATTCGACCGCGGACGCCGATGCCATGCATGTGCGCCTTGCCGATGAGAGCGTCTGCATCGGTCCGCCGCCGTCGAAGGACAGCTATCTCAATATCCCCGCGCTGCTCGCGGCGTGCGAGATCACCGGCGCCGACGCGGTGCATCCGGGCTACGGCTTCCTGTCCGAGAACGCGCGCTTCGCAGAGATCCTCTCCGATCACAATCTGCATTTCATCGGGCCGAAGGCGGAGCACATCCGCCTGATGGGCGACAAGATCGAGGCCAAGAAGACCGCCAAGCGTCTGGGCATCCCGGTCGTGCCCGGCTCCGACGGCGCGGTGACGCCGGACCAGGATGCGATGGCGATCGCCAAGGCGATCGGCTTCCCGGTGCTGGTGAAGGCGGCCGCCGGCGGCGGCGGCCGCGGCATGAAGGTCGCGCACACCGAGGCGGACCTGCAGCTGGCGCTGACCACCGCGGCCAACGAGGCCAAGTCGGCGTTCGGCGATGCGTCGGTCTATCTGGAGAAATATCTGCAGAAGCCGCGACACATCGAGATCCAGGTGCTCGGCGACGGCCGCGGCGGCGCGATCCATCTCGGCGAGCGCGACTGCTCGCTGCAGCGCCGCCACCAGAAGGTCTGGGAGGAAGGCCCCTCGCCGGTGCTCGATGTCGCCTCGCGGGCCAAGATCGGCAACACTGTCGCCAAGGCGATGCAGGAGCTGAAATATATCGGCGTCGGCACGATCGAATTCCTCTACGAGGACGGCGAGTTCTATTTCATCGAAATGAACACCCGCATCCAGGTCGAGCATCCCGTCACCGAGATGATCACCGGCATCGACCTCGTGCTGGAGCAGATCCGCATCGCCGCCGGCGGCGACCTGCCGATGACCCAGGACCAGGTGACCATCAACGGCCACTCGATCGAGTGCCGCGTCAACGCCGAGAACCCGGTCAGCTTCCGGCCCTCTCCCGGCAAGATCCAGCAATACCACCCGCCCGGCGGCCTCGGCGTCCGCATCGACTCCGCCGTGTATCAGGGCTACGTGATCCCGCCTTATTACGACTCGCTGGTCGGCAAGCTGATCGTGCACGGCAAGAGCCGGGTCGAGTGCCTGATGCGGCTGCGCCGCGCGCTGGACGAGATGGTGGTCGACGGCATCGAGACCACGCTGCCGCTGTTCCGCGCGTTGGTGCGCGAGCCCGCGATCATCGACGGCGACTATCACATCCACTGGCTCGAGCAGTATCTGGCCGGCCAGAAGGCGGACTGA
- the accB gene encoding acetyl-CoA carboxylase biotin carboxyl carrier protein, with the protein MAPQPDDKTTAKSEDSQLIRELAALLDETSLTEIELERAGLRIRVARNVTVAAAVPSAIPAVAAAVPVAAAAAAAGADLSKHPGVVPSPMVGTAYWAPEPGAKPFVEVGSKVSVGQTLMIIEAMKTMNQIPSPRAGTVTQVLVEDGQPVEFGEPLVIIE; encoded by the coding sequence ATGGCGCCCCAGCCCGACGACAAGACCACGGCGAAATCCGAAGACAGCCAGCTCATCCGCGAGTTGGCCGCGCTCCTGGACGAGACCAGCCTGACCGAGATCGAGCTCGAGCGCGCGGGCCTGCGCATCCGCGTCGCCCGCAACGTCACCGTCGCGGCCGCCGTGCCGTCGGCCATTCCCGCCGTTGCCGCCGCCGTTCCGGTCGCCGCCGCGGCGGCTGCAGCCGGCGCTGACCTTTCCAAGCATCCGGGCGTCGTGCCCTCGCCGATGGTCGGCACCGCTTATTGGGCGCCGGAGCCGGGCGCCAAGCCGTTCGTCGAGGTCGGATCCAAGGTCTCGGTCGGCCAGACCCTGATGATCATCGAGGCCATGAAGACGATGAACCAGATCCCGTCGCCGCGCGCCGGCACGGTGACTCAGGTCCTGGTCGAGGACGGCCAGCCGGTCGAATTCGGCGAGCCGCTGGTGATCATCGAGTAG